The following coding sequences are from one Mesorhizobium onobrychidis window:
- a CDS encoding aconitase X — protein sequence MTLELSAGDQLMLQGEHGPAVAAAMKILVAFSNAVGARKLLDIAGAHIDGCLYHGQAGLDFVERLVEGGGRVLVPTTLNVGSFDLIHPELVKMPPSQEAPARRLMKAHLELGCRATFTCAPYQTRFRPAFGEQIAWGESNAIVFANSVIGARTNRYGDFIDLCCAMTGRAPAWGLHLSDNRRGQILFELTGSFEPTDALFVGVGLIIGQASGDRIPVISGLPQPRDEDQLKALGAAAATAGAVALFHAVGITPEAKTLDEAFRGMAPEATIRISRADIDHALARLSSVPDGAPLAAVSLGTPHFSHEEWMRLLPMLREIAPGRGVPIYVNTGRATLTRLQDEGELDDAQKFSLIPVTDTCTYVTTILERLDGVVMTNSGKWAHYAPGNIGVSVVFGDMEDCVRSAAAGHVVRSAP from the coding sequence ATGACGCTTGAACTCAGTGCGGGCGACCAGTTGATGCTGCAGGGCGAGCACGGCCCGGCCGTGGCCGCCGCGATGAAGATCCTGGTCGCCTTTTCCAACGCGGTCGGCGCGCGCAAGTTGTTGGACATTGCCGGAGCCCATATCGACGGCTGCCTCTATCACGGCCAAGCCGGTCTCGATTTCGTCGAAAGGCTGGTCGAAGGCGGCGGTCGCGTGCTTGTGCCGACGACGCTGAATGTCGGCTCGTTCGACCTCATCCATCCCGAACTGGTGAAGATGCCGCCGTCGCAAGAGGCGCCGGCACGCCGTCTGATGAAGGCGCATCTGGAGCTCGGCTGCCGGGCGACCTTCACCTGCGCGCCCTATCAGACCCGGTTCCGCCCGGCTTTCGGTGAGCAGATCGCCTGGGGCGAGTCCAACGCCATCGTCTTCGCCAATTCGGTGATCGGAGCGCGGACCAACCGTTATGGTGATTTCATCGATCTGTGCTGCGCGATGACCGGGCGCGCGCCGGCCTGGGGGCTGCATCTGAGCGATAATCGACGCGGCCAGATCCTGTTCGAGCTGACCGGTTCTTTCGAGCCTACCGACGCCCTGTTCGTTGGCGTCGGGCTGATCATCGGGCAGGCGAGTGGCGACCGCATTCCTGTCATATCGGGCCTGCCGCAGCCGCGTGACGAGGACCAGCTGAAGGCGCTGGGTGCGGCGGCAGCAACGGCGGGCGCCGTGGCGCTTTTCCATGCGGTCGGCATCACGCCGGAGGCAAAGACGCTCGACGAGGCGTTTCGCGGCATGGCGCCGGAGGCGACGATCCGGATCTCTCGCGCCGACATCGACCATGCGCTGGCCAGGCTGTCCAGCGTCCCCGACGGCGCGCCGCTTGCAGCCGTGTCGCTTGGCACGCCGCATTTTTCGCACGAGGAATGGATGCGCCTGCTGCCGATGCTGCGCGAGATCGCGCCGGGCAGGGGCGTTCCGATCTATGTCAACACCGGGCGCGCGACGCTGACGCGCCTTCAGGACGAGGGCGAGCTGGACGATGCGCAAAAGTTCAGCCTCATTCCGGTGACCGATACCTGCACCTATGTCACCACCATCCTCGAGCGTCTCGACGGCGTGGTGATGACCAATTCCGGCAAATGGGCACATTACGCGCCCGGCAATATCGGCGTCTCGGTGGTGTTCGGCGATATGGAAGATTGCGTCCGCTCGGCAGCGGCCGGGCATGTCGTGCGGAGCGCGCCATGA
- a CDS encoding carbohydrate ABC transporter permease — MSAVTATIPEDVMKTVQAKPTLRDEGAKLGFRLTLPAQILVLFIAVFPLLMQLYISLTDWSPLSGLGWWSAWSLWNNFANYTDLAADARFWSALKRTAIVMIICVPAEFLLGLALATLFADEFPGKRVFYSILLMPMMVVPAVAGYMFFMLFQSGGPVNDILSAVSGFPVTIAWLSDPTLALIAVMLADIWQWTPLMFLILLAGLVGVPEDQIKAATLLGANPWQRFVTIVLPKMKTIIIIALAIRVIENFKIFDTLYIMTGGGPGVATETISVYIYKLTTQDLIWGYVAAIALAILIVLSIAAVFAMKRMARTREVTA; from the coding sequence ATGAGCGCGGTCACTGCCACGATTCCGGAGGACGTGATGAAGACCGTCCAGGCAAAGCCGACCCTTCGGGACGAAGGGGCAAAGCTCGGTTTCCGGCTGACACTGCCGGCGCAGATCCTGGTCCTGTTCATCGCGGTGTTCCCGCTGTTGATGCAGCTCTATATCAGCCTGACCGACTGGTCGCCGCTGTCCGGCCTCGGCTGGTGGAGCGCCTGGTCGCTATGGAACAATTTCGCCAATTACACCGACCTCGCCGCCGACGCGCGCTTCTGGAGCGCGCTGAAGCGCACGGCCATTGTCATGATCATCTGCGTGCCGGCGGAATTCCTGCTGGGCTTGGCACTCGCCACGCTGTTTGCCGACGAGTTTCCGGGCAAGCGGGTCTTCTATTCGATCCTGCTGATGCCGATGATGGTGGTGCCGGCGGTGGCCGGCTACATGTTCTTCATGCTGTTCCAGTCGGGCGGGCCGGTGAACGACATCCTGTCGGCAGTATCAGGCTTTCCCGTCACCATCGCCTGGCTTTCGGACCCGACGCTGGCGCTCATCGCCGTCATGCTCGCCGACATCTGGCAATGGACGCCGCTGATGTTCCTCATCCTGCTTGCCGGCCTGGTCGGCGTGCCCGAAGACCAGATCAAAGCGGCGACGCTGCTTGGCGCCAATCCCTGGCAGCGCTTCGTCACCATCGTGCTGCCGAAGATGAAGACGATCATCATCATCGCGCTGGCAATCAGGGTCATCGAGAACTTCAAGATCTTCGACACGCTCTACATCATGACGGGCGGCGGTCCCGGCGTCGCCACCGAGACCATCTCCGTCTACATCTACAAGCTCACCACCCAGGACCTGATCTGGGGCTATGTCGCAGCGATCGCGCTGGCCATCCTGATCGTGCTGTCCATCGCCGCGGTGTTTGCCATGAAGCGCATGGCCCGGACACGCGAGGTGACGGCATGA
- a CDS encoding ABC transporter substrate-binding protein, with protein MRMPKLTAFLTATAVFASALTLAARADEVHVLNWKGYGADEPWAIAAFEKATGNKVVNDFFNSEQEMLTKLRTNPGLYDVVMINAAFNDQAMAEKLIQPIDVSKIPNYADISPDKAGSPMLARDGKVYGVPWVWGLTALAINEKSFETPPTSITEMWNEAHKGRVVIRDDAVEAVQFGAIATGQNINDIKDMEAVKAKLTSLMPQVKTFWSSENDWNQMVASNQIDIGTYWSGSADRAKTHFKLPVALVIPQEGAVAWLDAFSIPVGSKNVAGAEAFINYMIDPGFYVEWVTKVGAPVSANTKAVAALPEDAFNRKVMGDPAVAKRIQFQAPITDAQREAYLALWQELKVNVK; from the coding sequence ATGCGCATGCCCAAACTGACTGCTTTTCTGACGGCAACCGCCGTCTTCGCTTCGGCACTCACGCTGGCCGCCAGGGCCGACGAAGTGCATGTGCTCAACTGGAAGGGCTACGGCGCCGACGAGCCCTGGGCCATCGCGGCCTTCGAGAAGGCGACCGGCAACAAGGTCGTCAACGACTTCTTCAATTCCGAACAGGAAATGCTGACCAAGCTCAGGACCAATCCCGGCCTCTACGACGTCGTCATGATCAACGCCGCCTTCAACGACCAGGCCATGGCGGAAAAACTGATCCAGCCGATCGATGTCTCGAAGATTCCCAACTATGCCGACATCAGCCCGGACAAGGCAGGCTCGCCCATGCTCGCCCGCGATGGCAAGGTCTATGGCGTGCCATGGGTATGGGGCTTGACCGCGCTCGCCATCAACGAGAAATCCTTCGAGACGCCGCCGACCAGCATCACCGAGATGTGGAACGAGGCGCATAAGGGCCGCGTGGTCATTCGCGACGATGCCGTCGAAGCGGTTCAGTTCGGCGCCATCGCCACCGGCCAGAACATCAACGACATCAAGGATATGGAAGCGGTCAAGGCGAAGCTGACCTCGCTGATGCCGCAGGTCAAGACATTCTGGAGCTCGGAGAACGATTGGAACCAGATGGTCGCCTCCAACCAGATCGACATCGGCACCTATTGGAGCGGCTCGGCCGACCGGGCCAAGACGCATTTCAAGCTGCCGGTCGCGCTGGTCATCCCGCAGGAAGGCGCCGTCGCCTGGCTCGACGCCTTTTCCATTCCGGTCGGCTCCAAAAACGTCGCCGGCGCCGAGGCCTTCATCAACTACATGATCGATCCCGGCTTCTACGTCGAGTGGGTCACCAAGGTCGGCGCGCCGGTCTCGGCCAACACCAAGGCGGTTGCAGCCCTTCCCGAAGATGCCTTCAACCGCAAGGTGATGGGTGACCCGGCGGTGGCCAAGCGCATCCAGTTCCAGGCGCCGATCACCGATGCGCAGCGCGAGGCTTATCTGGCGCTGTGGCAGGAACTCAAGGTCAACGTGAAGTAA
- a CDS encoding LacI family DNA-binding transcriptional regulator → MRSTLTDIAREAGVSAATVDRVLNNRAGVRARTREVVLETAQRLGYIAENSNGPIPRNAPRGDVIRLDFALPAGTNSFIKMLHRHIEAQAQSRPDLDVRVATIEGFNPDRLARLLQELRGQTQGVGVIALDHPTVREAIRSLSASGVKVVTLASDILHVPRVAYIGIDNRAAGRLAGYLLNRFMAADRPGKVALFAGSLSYRGHEEREMGFRHILTEDSPNLQIVEMREMLDDREKAYLEASALLDRHPDLAAIYNVGAGNTGIARALKERGRALSTVFLGHEVTDGTKDLLLDGTLDAVIDQNPRVEAREALNTLTHAIRGLPYELHQPRLQVIFRESIPEI, encoded by the coding sequence GTGCGGTCCACCCTGACAGACATAGCCCGGGAAGCCGGCGTTTCAGCCGCGACGGTCGACCGTGTGCTCAACAACCGCGCCGGGGTCAGGGCGCGCACCCGCGAGGTCGTGCTGGAAACGGCGCAGCGGCTAGGCTACATCGCTGAAAATTCGAACGGCCCGATCCCGCGCAATGCACCGCGCGGCGATGTCATACGGCTCGACTTCGCCCTGCCCGCCGGCACCAATTCCTTCATCAAGATGCTGCACCGGCACATCGAGGCGCAGGCGCAGTCAAGACCGGACCTCGATGTGCGCGTCGCCACGATCGAAGGCTTCAATCCCGACCGGCTTGCCCGCCTGCTGCAGGAATTGCGCGGCCAGACGCAAGGCGTCGGCGTCATCGCGCTCGACCATCCGACGGTCCGCGAGGCGATCCGCTCGCTATCGGCCAGCGGCGTCAAGGTCGTCACCCTCGCATCCGATATCCTGCACGTGCCGAGGGTCGCCTATATCGGCATCGACAACCGCGCCGCCGGCCGGCTCGCCGGCTACCTGCTCAACCGCTTCATGGCCGCCGATCGTCCGGGCAAGGTCGCGCTGTTCGCCGGCTCGCTCTCCTATCGCGGCCATGAGGAGCGCGAGATGGGCTTCCGCCACATCCTGACTGAAGACTCGCCCAATCTGCAGATCGTTGAGATGCGCGAGATGCTCGACGACCGGGAAAAGGCCTATTTGGAGGCCTCCGCTCTGCTGGACCGGCACCCGGACCTGGCCGCGATCTACAATGTCGGCGCCGGCAACACCGGCATCGCTCGCGCACTCAAGGAGCGAGGCCGGGCGCTGTCGACCGTGTTTCTCGGCCACGAAGTGACGGACGGCACCAAGGACCTTTTACTCGACGGCACGCTCGACGCGGTCATCGACCAGAACCCGCGCGTCGAGGCCCGCGAAGCGCTCAACACCTTGACCCACGCGATCAGGGGCTTGCCCTACGAGTTGCACCAGCCGAGGCTGCAGGTGATTTTCAGGGAAAGCATCCCGGAGATCTGA
- a CDS encoding extracellular solute-binding protein: MSDMIRMSRRRLLASGGKAAVLVAAAGIAPKFIRPSRAYAADALAPGMIGGPTGFDGSERYQYGPDTPEGRAIEAAKAMKGAGKAPAKIVLGLSDGSIGQLTQPFPAGAPSIKDLWEKETGIPLEIVGVPNGQEFTKTMQDISTKGGAYDIYAVEWNRLGDLAETGGILKLDDFVAQYKPEWDDPERGYVNGAKGVSLLNQYRGSTYGVSLDGDFQTWVYRIDLFGAAAEKKAFSDKHGYELAPPRTWKQHDEIAAFFQRPDKGLFGSTDLRNQGWGYTNWYQRYVSMASPNQFLFDDTGKPLINSEQGVAATNEYIASLAHHSPDAISWGWPEQYGNFAKGGAAMTCAFSNLPKFLDNAGNKDSAVTGKIGSMLPPGREIDGKLISRSVLWLNLSASVSSQAKNPEACYLFLQWLGSSRIYAWMTANPGGYFDPFRLSDFSDRLVRQTYHAYHMDVVRETVARTVPTINYPGATAFHNALDENLVAALTKAKTAEQAMVDTEAEWKKIARRTGEEKLLEAIKTNKEAWPTVLDPIS, encoded by the coding sequence ATGTCTGATATGATCCGCATGTCGCGGCGCCGTTTGCTGGCGTCCGGTGGAAAGGCGGCCGTGCTTGTTGCCGCCGCAGGTATCGCACCGAAATTCATCCGTCCCAGCCGCGCTTATGCGGCCGACGCGCTGGCGCCGGGCATGATCGGCGGCCCGACCGGCTTCGACGGCTCGGAGCGCTATCAGTATGGTCCCGACACGCCGGAAGGCCGCGCCATCGAGGCGGCCAAGGCGATGAAGGGTGCCGGCAAGGCGCCGGCCAAGATCGTGCTCGGCCTGTCCGACGGCTCGATCGGGCAGTTGACGCAGCCGTTTCCCGCCGGCGCGCCCTCGATCAAGGATCTGTGGGAGAAGGAAACCGGCATTCCGCTCGAGATCGTCGGCGTGCCGAACGGCCAGGAATTCACCAAGACGATGCAGGACATCTCCACCAAGGGTGGAGCCTATGACATCTACGCGGTCGAATGGAACCGTCTCGGCGACCTAGCCGAAACCGGCGGCATCCTGAAGCTCGACGACTTCGTCGCCCAGTACAAGCCGGAATGGGACGATCCCGAGCGCGGCTATGTCAACGGCGCCAAGGGCGTCTCGTTGCTCAACCAGTATCGCGGCTCGACCTATGGCGTGTCGCTGGACGGCGATTTCCAGACCTGGGTCTATCGCATCGATCTGTTCGGCGCCGCGGCCGAGAAGAAAGCCTTCTCCGACAAGCATGGCTACGAACTAGCGCCGCCGAGGACCTGGAAACAGCATGACGAGATCGCGGCCTTCTTCCAGCGCCCCGACAAGGGCCTGTTCGGCTCGACCGATCTGCGCAACCAGGGTTGGGGCTACACCAACTGGTATCAGCGTTATGTCTCAATGGCTTCGCCCAATCAGTTCCTGTTCGACGACACCGGCAAGCCGCTGATCAATTCAGAGCAAGGCGTCGCTGCGACCAACGAGTACATCGCCTCGCTGGCCCATCATTCACCGGATGCGATCTCCTGGGGCTGGCCGGAGCAGTACGGCAATTTCGCCAAGGGCGGCGCCGCCATGACCTGCGCCTTCTCCAACCTGCCGAAATTCCTCGACAATGCCGGCAACAAGGATTCAGCTGTCACCGGCAAGATCGGCTCGATGCTGCCGCCCGGCCGCGAGATCGACGGCAAGCTGATCAGCCGTTCGGTGCTGTGGCTCAATCTGTCGGCTTCAGTCTCCTCGCAGGCCAAGAATCCGGAGGCCTGCTACCTGTTCCTGCAGTGGCTCGGATCGAGCCGCATTTATGCCTGGATGACCGCCAATCCGGGCGGCTATTTCGATCCGTTCCGGCTGTCGGATTTCTCCGACCGGCTGGTCCGCCAGACCTATCACGCCTATCACATGGATGTGGTGCGCGAGACGGTCGCCCGCACCGTGCCGACCATCAACTATCCCGGCGCCACCGCCTTCCACAATGCGCTGGACGAGAACCTCGTTGCCGCGTTGACCAAGGCCAAGACCGCCGAGCAGGCGATGGTCGACACCGAGGCCGAGTGGAAGAAGATCGCCCGCCGCACCGGCGAGGAGAAGCTTCTCGAAGCCATCAAGACCAACAAGGAGGCCTGGCCCACCGTTCTCGATCCGATCAGCTGA
- a CDS encoding ABC transporter permease: protein MAGQVATGSRSGLRSALPLLLPAYLWLTVAIFLPLSAMVFFSFMTELPLAGKAWAFTLDNYATFFSERLYPTLLLASLRLGLEVTLWCVVIGYPAAYVLAKVLKGRSREAIFLLVILPFWSNGLVRIFSWAMVLREGGILDTALNAVLPFNINIDLMYSYPAVIIGLVHSYVPYMVLTCYLTLQAIDDSLIEAGRSLGASRLQMLKRVIIPLSMPGLVAGAALIFVPVVGSFMEPRILGGRTGTFYGTVIEDQFVAVFNWPLGAALSFILLAVVLVILALASPVLRRPA from the coding sequence ATGGCTGGACAGGTCGCGACCGGTTCGAGGAGCGGATTGCGATCGGCGTTGCCGTTGCTCCTGCCTGCCTATCTCTGGCTGACGGTGGCGATCTTTTTGCCGCTGTCGGCCATGGTCTTCTTCTCCTTCATGACCGAATTGCCCCTGGCAGGGAAGGCGTGGGCGTTCACGCTCGACAACTACGCCACCTTCTTCTCAGAGCGACTGTATCCGACGCTGCTGCTGGCCTCGCTCAGGCTCGGGCTCGAGGTGACGCTGTGGTGCGTCGTCATCGGCTATCCCGCGGCCTATGTGCTGGCCAAGGTGCTGAAGGGGCGCAGCCGCGAGGCGATCTTCCTGCTCGTCATCCTGCCGTTCTGGTCGAACGGGCTGGTGCGCATCTTCTCCTGGGCGATGGTGCTGCGCGAGGGCGGCATTCTCGACACCGCGCTCAACGCCGTGCTGCCGTTCAACATCAACATCGACCTGATGTATTCCTATCCGGCCGTCATCATCGGGCTGGTGCACTCCTATGTGCCCTACATGGTGCTGACCTGTTATCTCACGCTGCAGGCGATCGACGATTCTCTGATCGAGGCAGGGCGCTCGCTCGGCGCCTCAAGACTGCAAATGCTGAAACGGGTGATCATCCCGCTGTCCATGCCGGGGCTGGTCGCCGGTGCGGCGCTGATCTTTGTTCCCGTCGTCGGCTCCTTCATGGAACCGCGCATCCTCGGCGGCCGCACCGGCACCTTCTACGGCACGGTCATCGAGGATCAGTTCGTCGCCGTCTTCAACTGGCCGCTAGGCGCTGCCTTGTCCTTTATCCTGCTGGCCGTCGTGCTGGTCATCCTGGCGTTGGCGTCACCGGTGCTCAGGAGGCCTGCGTGA
- a CDS encoding ABC transporter ATP-binding protein, which yields MAGVQVSNLSRSFGAHKALDDVSIDFADGGFYALLGPSGSGKTTLLRQIAGFDFPDSGRIAIGGESVERVPVEKRRIGMVFQNYALFPNMSVADNVAFGPSVRGEAKATIASEVQRALDLVQLGKLGGRRPHQLSGGQRQRVALARAIVTKPRVLLLDEPLGALDKALRVDMQIELKRIQREIGITTIFVTHDQEEALTMSDRIGILRDGRLVQEGPPEEIYDSPKSEFAATFLGDANIFRGETTGTGIRLPDGTAIAAGAGAALAAGAEASCAVRPERIRIATDSGTSDPNANMLRGQVSKRIFAGNNSTYFVDRDGQTLKVIVQNTGIERLAEGQKVVLRWSPESTVLIAAS from the coding sequence ATGGCCGGCGTGCAGGTATCGAATTTGTCGCGCAGTTTCGGCGCGCACAAGGCACTGGACGACGTGTCCATCGATTTCGCCGACGGTGGTTTCTATGCACTGCTCGGGCCCTCGGGCAGCGGCAAGACCACGCTGCTGCGGCAGATTGCCGGTTTCGATTTTCCCGACTCCGGCCGAATCGCGATCGGCGGCGAGAGCGTCGAGCGGGTGCCGGTCGAGAAGCGGCGCATCGGCATGGTGTTCCAGAACTATGCGCTGTTTCCCAATATGAGCGTGGCCGACAATGTCGCGTTCGGCCCGTCGGTGCGTGGCGAGGCTAAGGCAACGATAGCCAGCGAGGTGCAGCGCGCGCTCGACCTGGTGCAGCTCGGCAAGCTTGGTGGCCGCCGGCCGCATCAGCTGTCCGGCGGCCAGCGCCAGCGCGTCGCGCTGGCGCGCGCCATCGTCACCAAGCCGCGCGTGCTTTTGCTCGACGAGCCGCTGGGCGCGCTCGACAAAGCGTTGCGCGTCGACATGCAGATCGAGCTGAAACGCATCCAGCGCGAGATCGGCATCACCACCATCTTCGTCACCCACGACCAGGAAGAAGCGCTGACGATGAGCGACCGCATCGGCATCCTGCGCGACGGTCGGCTGGTGCAGGAAGGACCGCCGGAGGAGATCTACGACAGCCCGAAGAGCGAGTTCGCCGCCACCTTCCTCGGCGACGCCAACATCTTTCGCGGCGAGACCACCGGCACCGGTATCCGCTTGCCCGACGGCACGGCGATCGCCGCCGGGGCAGGCGCGGCGCTTGCCGCCGGCGCCGAGGCCAGCTGCGCGGTGCGGCCCGAACGCATCCGCATCGCCACCGATTCAGGGACGTCTGATCCGAACGCCAATATGCTCCGGGGGCAGGTTTCCAAGCGCATCTTCGCCGGCAACAACAGCACCTATTTTGTCGATCGCGACGGCCAGACGCTCAAGGTCATTGTGCAGAACACCGGCATTGAAAGGTTGGCGGAGGGGCAAAAAGTGGTGCTGCGCTGGTCGCCGGAGAGCACGGTGCTGATCGCTGCGAGCTAA
- a CDS encoding aconitase X swivel domain-containing protein, with the protein MKGLEKSVLKRVGTFQLAGEAQGSALVLSQALSFWGGLDIETGEIIDHSHPGLGQNVAGKILVMASARGSSSSSSVLAEAIRRGTAPAGIILERPDPILAVGAIVAEFLYDIRMPLVVCDTSGIVSGDRIAIDIDEDAQAIVSLT; encoded by the coding sequence ATGAAAGGGCTGGAAAAGTCGGTCTTGAAGAGAGTTGGCACGTTCCAGCTTGCCGGCGAAGCGCAAGGCTCGGCGCTGGTGCTGTCGCAAGCGCTCAGTTTCTGGGGCGGCCTGGATATCGAAACGGGCGAAATCATCGACCACTCGCATCCTGGTCTTGGCCAAAATGTCGCCGGCAAGATCCTGGTGATGGCATCCGCGCGGGGATCGTCGTCCTCGTCTTCGGTTCTGGCCGAGGCGATCCGCCGGGGCACGGCACCGGCCGGCATTATTCTGGAGCGGCCCGATCCGATCCTGGCCGTCGGCGCCATCGTCGCCGAATTCCTCTACGACATCCGTATGCCGCTGGTCGTTTGCGACACATCGGGCATTGTATCCGGCGACCGGATCGCCATCGACATTGACGAGGATGCGCAAGCGATAGTGAGCCTGACCTAG
- a CDS encoding ABC transporter permease produces MATTRILEWCGRLYIWLLLAFLYLPIIIMALMSFNVSPFYQLPFEWTTEWYASLWQNDQLISATWNSIEIAIITTIICTVLGSAASLALYRYEFRGKKVLQALLFPPIAIPWLITGTAMLIFFFGVGIGRGLFAILLGHVALALPYVIVVVSARLQTFAPELEEAARSLGANQWQVTSRVTLPWIMPGVIAGGLFAFAVSFDQFVVSYFLSTPGQTTLPVEIYAAIRKGFTPEINAVSTIIIVVSMALMLLTARFFKFGGEK; encoded by the coding sequence ATGGCGACGACCCGTATCCTGGAATGGTGTGGCCGCCTCTACATCTGGCTGCTGCTCGCCTTCCTCTACCTCCCGATCATCATCATGGCGCTGATGTCGTTCAACGTCTCGCCCTTCTACCAATTGCCGTTCGAATGGACGACTGAGTGGTACGCTTCGTTGTGGCAGAACGACCAGCTGATATCGGCCACCTGGAACAGCATAGAGATCGCCATCATCACCACCATCATCTGTACGGTGCTCGGCTCGGCGGCATCGCTGGCGCTCTACCGCTATGAATTTCGCGGCAAGAAAGTCCTGCAAGCGCTGCTGTTTCCACCGATCGCCATTCCGTGGCTGATCACCGGCACGGCGATGCTGATCTTCTTCTTCGGCGTCGGCATCGGGCGTGGGCTGTTCGCGATCCTGCTCGGCCATGTGGCGCTGGCGCTGCCCTATGTCATCGTCGTCGTCTCGGCCCGGCTGCAGACATTTGCGCCGGAGCTGGAAGAGGCGGCGCGTTCGCTCGGCGCCAACCAGTGGCAGGTGACTTCGCGCGTGACGCTGCCCTGGATCATGCCGGGCGTCATCGCCGGCGGGCTGTTCGCCTTTGCCGTGTCGTTCGACCAGTTCGTGGTGTCCTACTTCCTGTCGACGCCGGGCCAGACAACATTGCCGGTCGAAATCTACGCCGCGATCCGCAAGGGTTTTACGCCGGAGATCAATGCCGTCTCGACGATCATCATCGTCGTCTCAATGGCGCTGATGTTGCTTACGGCACGGTTCTTCAAATTCGGCGGAGAGAAATAA
- a CDS encoding carbohydrate ABC transporter permease, protein MPFEIFRYAAILAAMAVTLVPILWMVSMAFKPIAEWSATGAELTWWPKNPTLSNFRFVFGESTNNLIVALDRTALKPILSSLLSAVFGTAIAMSAGTAAAYGLSRFGSGQNLPLALIQLRLFPPMAVMTPVMIMWAFLNFTDSWWGLSLIYGIVTLPFAFWLMKTFFDDMPREIEEAALVEGCSRWRVFTRITLPMMRAPLASAALFVFILNWSDYLIALLLTTREWVTVPVYMASLSSSMTGQLYGAKAALGLIAAVPPVIMGIAIQRHLVRGLTFGALKQ, encoded by the coding sequence GTGCCTTTTGAAATATTCCGCTATGCAGCGATCCTTGCTGCTATGGCGGTGACGCTGGTGCCGATCCTGTGGATGGTCTCGATGGCCTTCAAGCCGATCGCCGAATGGTCGGCGACCGGCGCCGAGCTCACCTGGTGGCCGAAGAACCCGACGCTCAGCAATTTCCGCTTCGTCTTCGGTGAGTCGACCAACAACCTCATCGTCGCGCTCGACCGCACCGCCCTGAAGCCGATCCTGTCGTCGCTGCTGTCGGCGGTGTTCGGAACGGCGATCGCCATGTCGGCGGGCACCGCGGCGGCCTACGGGCTGTCGCGCTTCGGCTCGGGCCAGAACCTGCCGCTGGCGCTGATCCAGCTCCGCCTGTTTCCGCCGATGGCGGTGATGACCCCTGTCATGATCATGTGGGCCTTCCTCAACTTCACCGACAGCTGGTGGGGGCTGTCGCTGATCTACGGCATCGTCACGCTGCCTTTCGCCTTCTGGCTGATGAAGACCTTCTTCGACGACATGCCGCGCGAGATCGAAGAGGCGGCACTGGTCGAGGGCTGTTCGCGGTGGCGCGTCTTCACTCGCATCACCCTGCCGATGATGCGCGCGCCGCTGGCCAGTGCCGCGCTCTTCGTCTTCATCCTCAACTGGTCGGACTATCTGATCGCACTGCTTTTGACGACACGCGAATGGGTGACGGTGCCGGTCTACATGGCCTCGCTGTCGTCTTCGATGACCGGCCAGCTCTACGGTGCCAAGGCGGCACTCGGCCTGATCGCGGCCGTGCCGCCTGTGATCATGGGCATCGCCATCCAGCGCCATCTGGTGCGCGGGCTGACCTTCGGGGCGCTCAAGCAATGA